The nucleotide window GGTTACTACCCTTCAGAAACATCAAACCTCACATGATGGAATCTTGTAGGGGTGCGTTGTGAGGCTGCACTAGTATTCATTGTGTGGGCCCAAACAAAGAAACGAACCCAACCAGTGCTGTTCAATCAAATCCACTCATGGTGCCACCCAATGCAGACTCAAGTATACTTGCTCCACAAGGTATCTGAGGTCACGGGTGAGTAAAGCCCGACTCACTGCCACCCAAGTGATGCCACTCCTAGTGGCCCTGtttggcagggcagaactgcccctgtgtgtttctgaaattgtaccttgttatgggagtagaaatccctttctcccgaggagtggctggtggttacaaactgctAAGCGCTCCTATATGACCTTGTAAGCCGGGCTTTTTCTCCAAGGGGATTCTGGGTAGGTACAAACAGCCAGTCCTTCAGTTAGAGCCAAGTACTTAATTGTCCTAGCCACCCAGGGACTCATTCTGAGAGCCAAAGGTGGAAAAACATCTAAACCCCCAGCAATCAGGCACAGATTCCGCGAATCATGAAACATTAAAACAGTAGACTTCTCCGCACCCTTTGAAAGTTGTGTTTTAGGAGCATATCATTGGAAGGAAAAACTTACTTATATTACAGAATCAATTCAAGCAGACTATGTAGAACCACAGAACTTAGAACACATGTCCCTCAGCCTCCTCAGTGTCTGCAGAACCATTGGTTTTTTGACCTATAGAAAATAAGGATTCCATGCTGAAGTACTTTGGAAAACTCTAGATCAATCATGATGAAATGGGCTTCTTTGCTATTAGATTTGGGGGTGGGgccgtggggggtgaggaagcaggaaatatcaaaacctagaacaaatataaaataggtcaaaaggggaaacaaatgataaggtgttacattttaactcaACTGCAATTGAaatgatccactttccaatgtattctTTCTGGTGGCAAGGCTGTTTATATCCCTGATctatggccagaggggattcatTTAAAACTTAATCCCCCACGCTCTCCCCGGCTGGTGACGACGGGTGCTCGCTCCGGTAGGCGCCCCTGCTGTTAACAAGATGTCTTCAGGAACTGCCAAAATTGGGCACCCTGCCCCCAACTTCAAAGCTACAGCTGTTATGCCTGATGGTCAGTTCAAAGATATCAGCTTGACTGACTACAAAGGAAAATACATCGTGTTCTTTTTTTACCCTCTTGACTTCACCTTTGTGTGCCCTACGGAGATTATTGCTTTCAGTGACAGGGCAGAAGAATTTAAGAAACTCAACTGCCAAGTGATTGGTGCTTCTGTGGATTCTCACTTCTGCCATCTGGCTTGGATCAACACACCCAAGAAAGAAGGAGGCCTAGGGCCTATGAACATTCCTTTGGTATCAGACGCCAAGCGTACCATTGCTCAGgactatggggtcttaaaggtggaTGAAGGCATCTCATTTAGGGGCCTCTTCATCATTGATGACAAAGGAATTCTTAGGCAGATCACTGTGAATGACCTCCCTGTGGGCCGCTCCGTGGATGAGACTCTAAGACTGGTTCAGGCCTTCCAGTTCACGGATAAGCATGGAGAAGTGTGTCCAGCTGGTTGGAAGCCTGGCAGCGATACTATCAAGCCTGATGTCCAGAAGAGCAGAGAGTATTTCGCCAAGCAGAAGTGAGCACTGGACCATTTCAGTGCGAGGCAGCCATGAGTAGCCTTGAGAAAAACAAACCTCTTTTGTATTCTTTGTGTTTCAAACATAAGGCCTTAGACTCTACGGAGAGCATGGTATTTGATAATATGATAGGCATTTTTtgtaggggctggggagggacagTCTTTCTACACCCCAGCGAAAATGACCCTGAGCTGTTTTGGGCAGGGCCTGATATGTATCATGTACTAGTAGTGGGGCATAAGCCCATTGATCTTTTGTAGTTGTATTAAACTTGAactcacaaaaaaaaaataataaattaaaaaataaataaataaaacaatcccCATGTGGGGACCTACAAGTggatttttggctttcactgtcattcatagcttttttgcaaactgggtgcttaGAATTcaagctctaatacagttccctTCTCCAGtctcagattttattatttacaatccttggatcacaccagctggtgtgctgcttccatgtggcacTTACCTCacaactcacttagatggcttcttgtggtaaaacaagcctttaggaccccaggcgctattctttttgatagctagggcaccatctaatttcttcaccacacttggctttggcacccacatcttcagtgaccTCGTCATGAGGGCAAGTAACCTGCCCTATACGTgtttactttccttttctcaatagtgtcttaaattctataccactgtcTAGCTTAATGATACCATCAACAGAATTACTATATGCACGATGAGGCTGTTTATAATATTCCCAATAAAATCAAAATTATGTCTtaaaagtgaaccagggacatatatatatgaatggattttgagtccACACTTAACTGTAGTCCTAATCTAAGACTGATTCGCTCTTGAAATGTTGCTATTAGATTTTCATAATAAGGTTAATAATAAAGCAGAAGTTCACAGGaaaaaaagccatacaccaagCATGAAGGTTACTATGTTTATGATGTGACTGAGCATGAAGAGTATCCCTGAGTATCCTGTCAACCAGGggaaaatggaaacaaagaaaaaatggtGCAAAGCTATTTTTGGAGAGGAGACAGTTTGGTGTTATTGTGTCCTCCCAGGCCCTTGTGCCTGTGATGGGTTCTGTTTGTAAACAGATAatttctttggttattttaatGAAGTCATGCCATTGTAGGGTAGCTCACTGACCCAAAAGCTTCTGAATTACAAAAAGACCAGAATAGACACAGAGATAAACACAGGGGAAGGCAAATACCAAGggacaccaagggaccaaggaaaGCCTGggggcaccctccagccctggtggcattgtcaaGTCAGCATTTGATGGCtaagcacaaggttggcagttcaagccactagtcactctgcaggagaaaggggaggttcTCTGCTCCCAGAAAAATGCACAGCTTCTGAAACCCTAAGTGGGGCatctgtgtgtcagaatagacccGATGGCAGCGAGTGCCATCAAGGAAGAAATAAACTAGCTGAAACTCTGACTTGGACTTATAGCTTCCAGGCCTGTGAGAAAACGCCCtgctgttctttaaagccactaCTTGTGGTATCTGTGTTACAGCAACACTAGGTGACTAGGACACGGGTATAAGCCAAGAGTACTAGTCTtttttgccccacccccaccacgccCTGGAACTTGAATCTAAAAGAAATCTTTTCCACATGGATTTCATACACATAGAACATTAGTGTACAAAATAGGCAATGTCCTTGATTACAATTTTATAACAAATTCACAAGAACAATTTTCATAGGGTTGTTTTTCAATAAATATATTTCCTAGATGAATTAGTAAGTAACTGAATACACAAAACCCTGCCAGCTCAGCTACATTCTCATCATATGGGGCAGTCACATCTATTAGAGTCGGTATATAAAACTGTATATGAATGCCCAATGAGGCTTGCATTCACTCCTAAACTAATAAAGAAATCATGTTTAAAAGAGAAAACCCAAAACGTGTAGctgatattaaatattttaatcaaGTGAAAATATTTGGCAAGGCTTGGCTATCTCCTGATAGCACTAATATTTGCAGGGAAACCACGAGTCTTTCACCACCTAATTGCTTTATAATGCTATGAACACATATGATGAATGGGTCTTAATTCTCCATCCTAGATGTGCCCAAGATTGCTTAATGCTCAACTTTTTATTTAAGAAAAGATTTTCAAATATTCTTGGCATATATCTAGTCCCTAAGTCATCCAGGCATGAGAATTAGAATGCCCAGCAAGTCCTTCACGCTCTCACCTCTACGTCAGAGGTCATCAACCCCACCTCGCACATCTGCTGTGAGGATTAAACAAAGGAGCATAGAGCTCGGACTAAGCACATGTGtcttactgctaaccacaagaccagcagttcaaaccccaccccccagtggaagaaagactgggctttcaattTCCAtatagagtgacagcctcagaaacccaaaaagacagttctcccctgtcctatgggatcacaaGTGCATCAGCACtgcctccatgacagtgagtttgatttttttaaattttcttattaGCATGCTATCACACATGCTAGTGACTGCAATGGCTTTATTAAGTTGAGGCTGTATTTTGTATAAGAACAGAGAAATGAACATAACAATAGAAAAGACTAGCAATGGTGTATAATTCCATCAACCTGAGCCATC belongs to Tenrec ecaudatus isolate mTenEca1 chromosome 5, mTenEca1.hap1, whole genome shotgun sequence and includes:
- the LOC142448466 gene encoding peroxiredoxin-1; this translates as MSSGTAKIGHPAPNFKATAVMPDGQFKDISLTDYKGKYIVFFFYPLDFTFVCPTEIIAFSDRAEEFKKLNCQVIGASVDSHFCHLAWINTPKKEGGLGPMNIPLVSDAKRTIAQDYGVLKVDEGISFRGLFIIDDKGILRQITVNDLPVGRSVDETLRLVQAFQFTDKHGEVCPAGWKPGSDTIKPDVQKSREYFAKQK